The Marivivens sp. LCG002 genome contains a region encoding:
- a CDS encoding peptidoglycan-binding domain-containing protein: MVKIKLQNLALNLLCLMTLLNPSVGFGEVAANCLASNLSTCSSEEVCFKATFIGSDGQHRWKQYLPDQPFVDEAKTRGLRCGTAQVAECTPTSLDSCSVEELCFNATFVNRSGQYNWKGNLRDRLFVDEAKSRGLRCGTAQVAECTPTSLDSCSVEELCFNATFIGSDGQHRWKQYLPDQPFVNEAKARDLLCETQVVFPIEQMRLFFLQMSQIRRVRFQYGLKQLGYYPGAIDGLWGPQTHNAVRSYVETFGLERLAPNRIVSSVREKVPSSETYEMPSNSVFRNGPAPQRTPTEGTVRREAGMVAITDNPSVSATQAKAICVPQAENARRIAANSTPRTDFGSRTTCTGYGLLRECTTFGGSGGFWGGMVNEMDRSSNGRSAYRNTLDSCLAQFGWRE; encoded by the coding sequence ATGGTGAAAATTAAGCTACAAAATTTGGCGCTTAACCTACTTTGTTTAATGACGCTACTCAATCCGTCCGTTGGATTTGGTGAAGTCGCTGCTAACTGCTTAGCTTCAAATCTCAGCACATGTTCAAGTGAAGAAGTTTGCTTCAAGGCTACATTCATTGGGAGCGATGGACAGCATAGATGGAAGCAATACCTTCCAGATCAGCCATTCGTTGATGAAGCAAAAACAAGAGGTTTAAGGTGCGGAACGGCACAGGTAGCCGAATGTACGCCGACTAGCCTAGATAGCTGCTCTGTTGAGGAGCTTTGTTTCAATGCAACATTCGTAAATCGCAGCGGTCAATACAACTGGAAGGGAAACCTAAGAGACCGACTGTTCGTCGATGAGGCAAAATCAAGAGGTTTAAGGTGCGGAACGGCACAGGTAGCCGAATGTACGCCGACTAGCCTAGATAGCTGCTCTGTTGAGGAGCTTTGTTTCAATGCAACATTCATTGGGAGCGACGGACAGCATAGATGGAAGCAATACCTTCCAGATCAGCCATTCGTTAATGAGGCAAAGGCACGGGATTTGCTGTGTGAAACACAAGTAGTTTTTCCTATTGAACAAATGAGGCTATTTTTTCTTCAGATGTCCCAAATACGAAGAGTAAGGTTCCAATATGGCCTCAAACAACTTGGGTATTATCCGGGCGCCATTGACGGGCTTTGGGGCCCACAAACACACAATGCTGTCAGAAGTTACGTAGAAACATTTGGCTTGGAGCGCTTAGCCCCCAACAGGATCGTTAGCAGCGTTCGGGAGAAAGTGCCCTCCTCAGAGACATATGAAATGCCTTCCAACTCGGTATTCAGAAATGGGCCTGCACCTCAGCGAACTCCAACTGAGGGCACTGTTCGTCGAGAAGCAGGAATGGTGGCTATTACCGACAACCCATCGGTTTCGGCTACCCAAGCGAAAGCAATTTGCGTACCGCAAGCTGAAAACGCTAGAAGAATTGCTGCAAACTCTACCCCCCGCACAGACTTTGGTAGTAGGACAACATGTACGGGCTACGGATTACTGAGGGAATGCACAACCTTTGGTGGCAGCGGGGGTTTTTGGGGTGGCATGGTAAATGAAATGGATAGAAGTTCTAATGGACGATCTGCTTATCGCAATACACTTGATTCTTGCTTGGCCCAGTTTGGATGGCGTGAATAA